TCCATGTTGTCGCCACGGATGACCTCGCGCATTTCCTTCATGCACTGGTCAACCGTCTTGTCGCTACCCTCTGCCGCCAGGGTGCTGCGCACCAGGCCACGGCGCAGCAGGTCGAGGCGGGCTTCCCAGCGCCGCTCGAGCTTTTCCTGCTGCTCGATGCTCTTGAGGTATTTTTCTTTCCAGCGCTCGGCTTCTTCGGTCATGCCTGGTTCCGCAACGGGTGGTGGCATCTAGTCCTGCAATCACTGGATTTCGGCGGAAAAGCCCAACACTTGAGTGCAGGATTCACCCAGGCAGGGCTAACTCAGGACCGGCAGCGTATCCACAGTCAGGGCATCAGGCAATCGGATCTCGACGGCGACGGGCAGGTGATCGGAAATTGGCTGTGCCAGCACCTCAACGCGTTCCAGCGTAAGGCTCGGGCTGAGCAGGATGTGGTCAAGGCAGCGCTGGGGACGCCAGCTGGGAAAAGTGGCCTCGACCTGGGGCGCGACAAGCCCGAGATCACGCAAGGGCGAATGGTCGAGCAGGTCGTTGGCATGGGTGTTCATGTCACCCATGAGGATCTGGTGACGATAGCCACCTATCAGCTCGCGGATGTAGGCCAGCTGCCGGGCGCGCGTCTTGGAGCCGAGCGCCAGGTGCATCATCACCACGATCAGGGCGTCGGCACCTTCGCCGAAACGCACCAGGATCGCGCCTCGCCCAGACGGGCCAGGCAAGGGATGGTCTTCCAGGTGCTGGGGCTTGAGCCGGCTGAGCACGCCATTGCTGTGCTGGGCGAAACGCCCGAGGTTGCGGTTGAGCTGCTGGTACCAGTAGGGGAAGGCCCCCAGCTGGGCGAGATGCTCCACCTGGTTGACGAAGCCGGAGCGCAGGCTGCCGCCGTCGGCTTCCTGCAAGGCCACCAGGTCGAAGTCGCCGAGCAACTCGCCGATCTTCTGCAGGTTGCCGGCACGGCCGTTGTGCGGCAGCAGGTGTTGCCAGCTGCGGGTCACGTAGTGGCGGTAGCGCTCGGTGCTGATACCGACCTG
The window above is part of the Pseudomonas muyukensis genome. Proteins encoded here:
- a CDS encoding endonuclease/exonuclease/phosphatase family protein; the encoded protein is MGRFRSTRSVGLHQPQVNEHHLQATGLPADGRLRLLSFNIQVGISTERYRHYVTRSWQHLLPHNGRAGNLQKIGELLGDFDLVALQEADGGSLRSGFVNQVEHLAQLGAFPYWYQQLNRNLGRFAQHSNGVLSRLKPQHLEDHPLPGPSGRGAILVRFGEGADALIVVMMHLALGSKTRARQLAYIRELIGGYRHQILMGDMNTHANDLLDHSPLRDLGLVAPQVEATFPSWRPQRCLDHILLSPSLTLERVEVLAQPISDHLPVAVEIRLPDALTVDTLPVLS